The Nitrospira sp. sequence ACGGAGGCGCTGGGAATGACACGCTGATTGGGTCACCCTCATCATTTGTTTCAACCGTTGTGTTTGGACGCGGGTACGATCACGATACGTTTAGTGGGACGACCAGCCGCGTGATTCTTGCCATGAACACGAGTGTGCGGCAAGACGATCTCATCTTGCAGACCAATAGCCATGGTGATTTGTTGCTGCGCATCAATGGGACGGATGACGTCTTGGGCATTGGCAGCTATTTTGTGGATGGCACGTACACAATCACGTTCTCAGATGGAACAAGTTGGAATAAAGCGGCTGTCGAAAGCCGAACGCCCGGTTTAATCCTCTCCGAGAGTATAGGAGGGCAGACGTTACAGGGATCTACACTTGCCGACACGTTGTCGGGCAGTGGAGGGAATCACACGTTGGTTGGGTGGGGTGGCGGCGACACCTATCTGGTGGATGTGGGAAATGGGGTGACGTCGATTTGGGACAGCCCCGACGGCGACAATACCCTCGTATTTGGGTCTGACATCACGTCTGATGCCGTGACATTCACCCGCGATGCGCAACAAGGCATCGTGCTCAATTACGGGACACAAGGCGATGAGGTGCATATCCTCAATTTCGACCCTTTCGATCCGATCCGTTCGCTGGGTGTCCAATCGCTCCAATTTTTTGACGGCACGGTATGGGATACCCCGACTATTTTGAGCCGCACTCCGGGTGTGGTGCTGTCGGACACCGCTGATCATGCCATTCTTCAGGGCTCACCACTCAATGACACCTTATCCGGTGCAGGTGGACATGCCGGTTTATATGGGGCGGACGGGAGCGACACGTATCTTTTTGACCGAGGGCATGGACATGTGACCGTCTTTGATCAAGATCCTTCGGGGACTGACCTGAACACGGTCCGAATGGCTTCCGGCATTGCTCCGACCGATGTGACGCTCCAGCTGTCTTCCGAGGGAGCGCTGCTGCTGAATGTCGCAGGAACGACAGATCAAGTCAGCATTGCCAATTTTAGACAGCGCTCGTTTCAGTCGTTTCAGGTGTCGTTTGCCGATGGGACGGTGTGGAACCGAGATGCGTTGATTGCGCAGATTGCCGAGTTCCCTCTCGTAGCCGACCCAAGTGGAAGCGGACTCACAGGGTCTGATCTGTCCGACACATTGATTGGTCTGGGCGGGGATGATTCGCTGGATGGACTTGGGGGTAACGATGTCATGTCGGGTGGCGGTGGAAACGATGTGTATTACGTGGAGGATCCCGGAGATCAAGTGATTGAGCTCCCTGGGGAAGGGCATGATGTTATCAGGAGTTCTGTCGATTACACGCTGCCGGACAATGTCGAAGCCCTTCAGCTGAGTTATGCGGAATTTTCCGGTCCGACTCCTATTATCGGTTCTGGCAATGCTGGGAATAACGACCTTCGAGGGAACTTTCAGAATAATATTCTTCAGGGTGGTGCCGGCAACGATACGCTCTGGGGTGGATATGGCGATACGAGCTTCGGACCGGGAAATGACCATCTAAGTGGAGGAACCGGTAACGATACCTATTATGTGGACGGGCTTGCCGGCAATGGAGTGGATACGATCCATGACACGGCCTCGCCCGGGGAAGGAAATCGATTGCAATTGGGGGCCTCCATACGCCCCAGCGATCTCACCTTTGCACAGAGTTCCGGGAGTCTGTTTATTGGGATTGGAACAGCCGGTGATGGAGTCGTGTTGGACAACTTTGATCCCACTCATGCGACCGGATCGATGGTATTGGAGACGATCAGTTTTACCGGAGGCATTGAGCAAACCCACGGTGGTTTTGATGTGCAGTTGGCAGATTTTCTGAAGCCGGCAATAGATGGTTTGGCCGGCAATGATGTCCTGATTGGGACAACGGCGGTCGACATCATTCGGGGTGGGTCTGGGGACGATACGATAACCGGAGCACGGGGGAATGATGTGCTGATCGGCGGGTCTGGGCAAGATACGTATGTCTTCAATCTCGGTGATGGGTGCGATCTCATTGACGATGTCGCTCACCCAGGAGAAGTCAATCGAGTGCTGTTTGGAGCTGGGATCGACACGACCTCACTACGGTTGGAGCACAGTGGGCAATTCAATAACGGCCTTTTGACCCTTCATGTTGGAAATGCCGGAGATGCCCTTCAATTCATAAGTTTTGAGGCACTGAATCCCTCGACACTTCGAGCGGTGGATCTCTTCGAGTTTGCGGATGGTGTGACCACGACGTTTGATCAGCTGTTTTTGCGTGGTGTGGAGGTTCGAGGCACGGCCGGAGACGATGGTGAATTGTTCGGCACGTTTGCCAACGATACGCTATTCGGTTTTGCGGGGCGTGACAGCCTGAGTGGTGATGTCGGCGATGATACATTGATTGGAGGAGGCGGAGACGACTTCCTGAGCGGAGGGGACGGTGCTGACACGTACATCTACAACGTGGAGGATGGTCGCGACGAGATCGAGGATGATAGAGAATTTGTCCTTGATCAAGATGGAAATTCCGTCTTGGCGAATAACAGGATTCTTTTTGGAGAAGGAATCACTGTATCAGATATCGATCTCAAGATCGCCGATGGACCGTTGTTCATCAAGGTCGGGACTACCGGTGCGGGATTGGATCTCGGTGCGTTTGCAGATGGGCGGCTCGGCATTCGGAGTTTGGCATTCAATGACGGGCTGGCTCTTGATTTGAATGACCTTACCGATGCGCTGCTCTTTACAGATGAGGATCGTATGGTGAGTGCGGGCACCGGTAACAGTACGGTCCTTGGGGGGAATGGAAATGACATCCTCACGGGCGGGGATGGGGCGAGCGTGCTTGTCGGTTGGAAGGGCGAGGATGTGCTCATTGGAGGAACCGGGCCGTCCAAATTTTACGGCGGGTTGGGTAACGATCTTCTGCAAGGGAACCCCACGACTGAGGACACGTATGTGTTCAATAGAGGCGACGGGACGGATACGATTCAGGATACGGCTGGGGCCGGTGCTGGTAATCGTATTCAGTTCGGGGCCGGCATTGCCTTGGGGGATCTCCTTTTTACACAGGATCGGGCCGCGAAGCGATTGACGATTGAAGTGGGCACGGGTGGAGTCGATGTCATCCGTTTGGAAAACTTTACGTTATCGGGTGCAGATGGTTCCATCGTGGCTCAGACTCTCGCGTTACAGGACGGCAGTACCGTTCAACTCGCCGATCTTCTGGCGACTCCCGGTCAAGTGGTAGGGACGAGCGGCAACGACGTACTCACTGGAACATCGGGCAATGACACACACACCGGCGGTACAGGCAACGATAGTCTCGCCGGTGGAGCGGGCGATGACACCTATGTCTTTAACTTCGGGGATGGCATCGATTCAATCGCGGATACGGCAGCTCCTGACGCAGGCAACACGCTACAATTTGGGCCGGGTATTACGCCTGAGGATTTGAGCTTGGGTCTGGGGTCTCTGATGATTCGTGTCGGTACGACTGGGGATGCGGTTCATCTCGCAACGTTTAACCCTAATGATGCCCTGGGTAGCCACAGCATCGACCGCTTCCGCTTTGCCGACGGATTCTCCCTGTCCTATGACCAACTCATTGCACGGGGTTTCGATCTCTCGGGGACGTCCGCAAACGATATCATCAATGGGACCAATGTGAGTGATCGTATCGTAGGTCTGTCGGGAGACGATTCGTTATTCGGCGGGCAAGGTGTCGATACGCTCGTGGGCGGACTGGGCAACGACACATACAGTGTGGATTCCCTTTCCGATGTGGTCACGGAACTATCGAATGAAGGGATCGACCGTGTCCTCAGTGCAGTGAACTACACGCTGGGATCCAATGTCGAAAACCTGACGTTGGCAGGCGGATCAGACATCAATGGAACTGGAAATGAATTGAATAATGTACTCGTTGGCAATAGGGGGAACAATGTTCTCGATGGTGGTCTGGGCGCCGATACGATGAATGGTGGAGCAGGTCATGACACCTATGTCATCGATGATCTAGGCGATGTAGTCACGGAGAATGCGAATGAAGGCACGGATACGGTACGGAGCGGTCTTTCCTATACGCTTGGGGAGAACGTCGAGAACCTCAGATTAGTCGGTTCAGCGAATCTCAGTGGGACCGGTAATACGTTAGACAACGTGCTCGTCGGCAATGATGGGAATAACTTCTTGGAGGGTGGTTTAGGGAATGACCGGCTTCATGGGGCAATTGGAATAGACACCATGGTGGGAGGAGAGGGCAATGATACCTATCGCTATGACATCGGTGATGGGTACGACACGATTGAGGATGTCCCCGAGCTAGGAGAGGGGAATCGTATTCTTTTCGGTGCGGGTATAACACAGACTGATCTGGCATTTAGCCGGAATCTGTTCACTCGGACACTGGCCATTCAGGTAGGTACCAGCGGGACTGACAAGCTGGTGCTGACCAACTTCGATCCGAGCGGCATGAACGGTTCACGAGTGGTAGAGACTCTAGAGTTTGCCGATGGTACCACCGCGACCCTTGTCGACCTTCTCATGACACCAGCCAACCATGCGCCGACGGTGGCCGCGCCGCTGGCGGATCAGACGGTGCTGGAGGGCGTGCCCGTATCTGTGCAAGTGCCGGCGAGCACCTTTGCCGATGCGGATATACATGACTCGCTGACATACCGTGCGAGTCTGGGCGACGGCACCGCGCTCCCAACATGGCTGCGCTTTGATTCGGTGACGCGGATATTTACTGGTATACCCGATGATGCAGAGGTGGGGAGCTTGGATCTTATGGTCACGGCAACAGACGCCGGCGATCTCAGTGCCTCCGATACATTCACCCTCACGATCCAGAATGTGAACGAGGCGCCGACGGTCATCACGCCGCTGGTGGATCAAACCACGGTGGAAGACGCGTTGTTCACCTTCGTGGTCCCGGGCTCCATCTTTGCAGACGAGGATGTCGGAGATTCGTTGACCTACAGTGCCACCCTGGCCAGTGGGAGTGCTTTGCCGACCTGGGTGAGCTTCAATGCCGCCACCCTGACATTCAGCGGCACGCCGCTGAATGACGATGTGGGGACGCTCGCGCTCGCGCTCACGGCGACGGATGCAGGACACCTGCATGCCTCGACTGATTTTCAGCTCTCGATCTGGAACGTCAACGATGCGCCGACCCTGACGAATCCGATCGTGGATCAGGCGGCTCTTGCAGGAGAGGCGATGACCTTCAGCGTGGCGGCCAACACATTTGCCGATGTCGATGCGGGTGACACCCTGACCTATGCGGCCAGGTGTGCCGACGGCACGGCGCTGCCGGGGTGGCTTGCGTTCAATCCCACGACCAGGACGTTTACCGGCACGCCGGGGGCTGGCGATGTCGGCGTGCTGCCCCTCAAGATTACCGCGACGGACAGCGGCAATCTCAGCGCGTTCGATCTGTTCGACGTGACGGTCACGAACCCCAATCTCGTGTTGAGGGGCACGAGCGCACATGACGTGCTCACCGGCGGGGCGGGGAACGATCAGCTGTTTGGGTTGGCTGGCCGCGATACCTTACACGGTCAAGCGGGCGACGACCTGCTTGATGGCGGCTTGGGCAACGACACCATGACCGGTGGGACCGGGAACGATACCTATTGGGTCGATGCGACCGGGGATGTCGTGACCGAGCTCGTGAACGAAGGGACGGACACCGTCCAGAGCAGCATCACCTACACTCTCGGGAAGAATGTGGAAAACCTGACCTTGACGGCGACGGCCACGATCAATGGAACCGGCAATGCGCTCGACAACGTGCTGATCGGCAACAGTAGGAACAATACCGTGACCGGCGGCGCCGGCAACGACCGCCTCGATGGGGGATTGGGCAGCGATACGCTAGTGGGTGGCCTCGGCGCCGATACCTACGTGGTCGGCAGCGGAGATTGCGTCGTCGAAGGCAGCAATGCCGGGACCGATACGGTCCAAAGTTCGATCACCTGGACACTCGGGAGCAACCTCGAAAATCTCACGCTGACCGGTACGGGTGCCATCAATGGAATCGGTAATACCTTGAACAATGTGCTTACGGGGAACAGCGCAGCGAACGTCCTCAGCGGCGGGACGGGCCACGACACCCTCGACGGCGGTATCTGGAATGATACGCTGGTGGGCGGCAAGGGCAACGACACCTATCTGGTCGGGCGCGGTGCGGGCAAGGATCGGGTGCAGGACACGAGTGGGTCAGCGGACAGTATGTGCTACGACAGCGCAGTGCAACCGCTCGATCTGGTGATCAGTCGCCAAGCCAACCATCTGAGGCTTGCCATCCATGGCTCGTCCGATCACGTGACCGTCGAGAACTGGTATGGTGGGACCACGAATCGAATTGAGACGATTCAGGCCGGCAATGGGCAAACGTTGCTGAGCACGCAGGTCGATCAACTCATTCAGGCCATGGCGGCGCTCACGCAACAATCCGGCCTCACGTGGGATCAGGCCATTGAGCAGCGGCCTCAAGAGGTCCAGGCCGTGTTAGCCGCGAGTTGGCAGTAGAGGTAAGCCGGACGTTCAGCGCTCAGGCAGCTGAACTAGTCGCTAGGGGGCTCGAAGTGTCCTGAGGGGCGTTGTTGCCAGGGGACGGTTGCCTGCCGAGATTGCTTCACCAAACTACGGAGACTCATTTCGGCGGCCCGTAGAAGTTTGGGGTCGCCGGATTGAATGAGCGTTGTCAGGAGGACATAGAGGGATCGATCTGCGCGCGATCCGGCCAAGATACGATCGGTCACCGGATCGGTCTGCGAAGTGTCCGGTTGCTCACTCTCGTCCGCGTCCGTGAATAGGCATGTAAAGGACCGAGGGTCGTCGAACAGCCAAGATGGAGGGATGCCGAGTGCACCAGCGAGCGCTTGCAGTGTACTGATGGTCGGATCCATTTGGCCCGATTCGATTTGTTCGAGGAGCTCGTGAGAAATGCCCGCTGCGTCTGATAACGAGGTGAGAGAGTAATTTTTCGAGAGTCTCCACGCTTGGAGACATGGTCCGATCGACATCGCGCGATGATACACAATGGCGTGTCCAGCTTCAATAAATCAGTCTCCAGTTTCAATATTATCGTTATTTGTCAATTGCTTAAGAGGCGTTTCGATCGGACGCCAAATCGGGTATAATGCGCGCGCGAGATTTATGTGTGGAGTTGAAGGAGGTGGAGATCCATGTTGGGGACGGATATTCGCGGTATCATGGCTGAGGAGGAAGAGGTCCAGCGCCGGCAAGATGCCCTTAAGTCTCTGATGACGATGCGGGCGAGACAGCTTCGAGAATCGTTGGACGAGCGAATCAAACGGGCGAGGAACTGTGGAGATTGGACCCAGCTTTCCAAGGCAGAGTGCGCAAGTCTTCACAAGCAAGAGAAGGCCCACTTACAGTCTCAGCTTGAACAACTCCAGTTCGAGCAAACACGGACTCGAGGAAAGCTGACCGCGCTGAAGCGAGCCAAGGCGAGGGCTCAGCGTATTCGCGCTGCAGAAGCGGCCTCCGAACGAAGGCGCCGGTAGTTGACTGACTCATCCTTCTTGACGATATCTCCCGCAGCGTGATGTCAAGGGGTATGGTGGATGCAGTGCCGCATCTGCTGGCTCTGACCCGTGCGCAGAGCTCTCTGATCAGGCAACTCCTTCGGGACAAGAAAATCAGGTCGAGGGAAGGAGCTTTCGTCGTCGAAGGCGTCAAATCTTGCCTCGATCTGATTTCTCGGTACCCACAATCTATTCGCAGTCTGATTGTATCTCCGCGTTACCTCCGTGTAGAAACTGACGCAGACCGGCGAACGCGCGCCAAGCTCCCTGGTCGTCAGTATGTGTGTCCGGACGCCATCTTTGAAAAGCTGACCGAGGTTGGTGTACCCCAAGGCATGCTGGCTGTTATCCAACAGCCTCGGTGGGACGAAGCACAGGTGTTCACCCAATCAAGAGTATTGGGAGTGTATGCGGATCGCCTACAAGATCCGGCGAATGTGGGAGCGATCATTAGGACGGCCGCGGCACTAAATCTGTCCGGGGTATGGTTGAGCGCTGATTCCGCCGATTACTTGAGCCCCAAAGTAGTCCGTGCCACGGCCGGCACGATTCTCAGTCTCCCTGTTTTTTATATCAAGGACGTTCGGACATTTTCTTCGAACGGATGCGACATCTATTCGGCGCTTTTGCCTTCGGCTGACAGAGTCTCGATCAGGACGATTCGGAGGATTCCCCGCCGTCTCGTGATTGCCGTCGGAAATGAGGGAGGGGGGCTGGCACCAGATGTGGTAAAAGCTTCTCTGGTTACGTTTTCTATCCCGCTGGCTCAGGGAGTGGAGTCGCTGAATGTTGCCGCAACGGCGGCGATCTCGGCGTTCTACTTCAGTGGGTTACCGCTCGACTCGAAGCTCACATCCGAGAAACCGCAACGGTTGGTGTAGATATTTGAAAATAAACCGAATTCAGCCTACTATGTGTTGATGTCTCAAATGTTATGGGTGAAAGTCTCAGATATTACGGGCTCAAGTTGGAAATGTTATGGGCGGAAGTCTCAGATGTTTAGGCAGGAGAGGATGATGAGGCTGGTTCTCATTCTAATTTGCGGAATGAGCATAGGACTTGGTGTGGCCACGGCTTCCGCTGAAGCTGTGGGACAGGTGTATAGCCTCGATATGATTGTCGATTTGGTCTTGGCAAGGAATCCCATCGTCTCATCGGCAGAAGGCAATATTGAGCAGCAGAAAGGGCATCAGACGTCGGCAGGCGCGTACCCCAACCCGACTGTGTCCAGCAGCGGTGGACACGGGAGGCTTAAAGACACGACCGTGGGTCCACCGGAAAATATTCAGTCACTTGCCGAATACAATGTGACGGTCGGACAGCCCGTGGAATGGCCGGCCATGCGAGCCGCCCGGCAACGAGTCGCGGATCTCGGATTGGCGACGGCCAACGTCGGGATGTCGGAGACCCGGCTGAATCTGGCCTCGCAGGTCAAGGTCGCATTCTACGATCTGTTGCTGTCCCAGCAGGATTTCGATCTGGCGCGTCTGAATCTCGACATCGTTGAAGGTGTGGCGCGGATCGTCAAGGCGCGGGTCAAATCGGGCGAGGCCCCGCAATTCGAATCGATCAAAGCGGAAGTCGAGGTTCTGAAAGCTCGGCAGTTGCTCGCGCGGGCCGAAAATCATGTTCGCATCAGCCGCGTCGTTGTCGACACCTTGACCGGCGGCGCACTCGGACCGACTTATAC is a genomic window containing:
- a CDS encoding putative Ig domain-containing protein — translated: MEILTHDVSTVAQVKLGQKPEAFNSALQFHQLVKNRFGGDVTYTGHSLGGAEVDYIAARAASEGVTITGVTFGAIGIGAILTAEGINTSTLTGLTNYVHPNDVAKLVGVPVGTQVEVPYTRSVMENIGALFGPLGLMSDSTLQHLIGAYQQSFKSQVIPQLSPSFLRDALAVQAASSNGTVSFTVNPDRSVTAVATDVGSGGLIRSVQTTTIQANGNLTSSTVDAHNNVIATVTKTVNPVDKSSVIVRKNFNLAGEVESEGTMKILADGRTTLRVSGQGFTANNLNNSMVTIQPGAQANINGDGSYILALNNSTVQTTTFPTTLQLNTTNSTLVTAPGGSVHLTNLGSNNNLVLRPNTTLTNLGNNNTIIGPVPPNSTNLGTGNTILSPAMLPSGAAVLFKSDKGFIVYIGEDGEAHVVDGGSDGGVVDGTGYEPGPNPDGGGGGESSDPDPLIDGHSLLISGDLEITVGDGNHSIQGGLGKNVIVAGGGNNAIEALGTENIVVASGGNNLIGVGGGTSTVSVGGGFNVVTDVSQTGVVMAEGNLLVNFGVGNHTIVAGSGPALTDWGSLQGFVPQTGISFANVILGNANFYADVQGSVSNLIIGGPNGNYVQGGLGDNTIYGGDSADQLIGGTSHYLFGGRNLIYGGGGNDVIEGGVGGEADLFGDAGNDILRGGLSSHATLHGGAGNDTLFAASGFGSLLYGDEGDDQLSGGGNVTFDGGAGNDTLIGSPSSFVSTVVFGRGYDHDTFSGTTSRVILAMNTSVRQDDLILQTNSHGDLLLRINGTDDVLGIGSYFVDGTYTITFSDGTSWNKAAVESRTPGLILSESIGGQTLQGSTLADTLSGSGGNHTLVGWGGGDTYLVDVGNGVTSIWDSPDGDNTLVFGSDITSDAVTFTRDAQQGIVLNYGTQGDEVHILNFDPFDPIRSLGVQSLQFFDGTVWDTPTILSRTPGVVLSDTADHAILQGSPLNDTLSGAGGHAGLYGADGSDTYLFDRGHGHVTVFDQDPSGTDLNTVRMASGIAPTDVTLQLSSEGALLLNVAGTTDQVSIANFRQRSFQSFQVSFADGTVWNRDALIAQIAEFPLVADPSGSGLTGSDLSDTLIGLGGDDSLDGLGGNDVMSGGGGNDVYYVEDPGDQVIELPGEGHDVIRSSVDYTLPDNVEALQLSYAEFSGPTPIIGSGNAGNNDLRGNFQNNILQGGAGNDTLWGGYGDTSFGPGNDHLSGGTGNDTYYVDGLAGNGVDTIHDTASPGEGNRLQLGASIRPSDLTFAQSSGSLFIGIGTAGDGVVLDNFDPTHATGSMVLETISFTGGIEQTHGGFDVQLADFLKPAIDGLAGNDVLIGTTAVDIIRGGSGDDTITGARGNDVLIGGSGQDTYVFNLGDGCDLIDDVAHPGEVNRVLFGAGIDTTSLRLEHSGQFNNGLLTLHVGNAGDALQFISFEALNPSTLRAVDLFEFADGVTTTFDQLFLRGVEVRGTAGDDGELFGTFANDTLFGFAGRDSLSGDVGDDTLIGGGGDDFLSGGDGADTYIYNVEDGRDEIEDDREFVLDQDGNSVLANNRILFGEGITVSDIDLKIADGPLFIKVGTTGAGLDLGAFADGRLGIRSLAFNDGLALDLNDLTDALLFTDEDRMVSAGTGNSTVLGGNGNDILTGGDGASVLVGWKGEDVLIGGTGPSKFYGGLGNDLLQGNPTTEDTYVFNRGDGTDTIQDTAGAGAGNRIQFGAGIALGDLLFTQDRAAKRLTIEVGTGGVDVIRLENFTLSGADGSIVAQTLALQDGSTVQLADLLATPGQVVGTSGNDVLTGTSGNDTHTGGTGNDSLAGGAGDDTYVFNFGDGIDSIADTAAPDAGNTLQFGPGITPEDLSLGLGSLMIRVGTTGDAVHLATFNPNDALGSHSIDRFRFADGFSLSYDQLIARGFDLSGTSANDIINGTNVSDRIVGLSGDDSLFGGQGVDTLVGGLGNDTYSVDSLSDVVTELSNEGIDRVLSAVNYTLGSNVENLTLAGGSDINGTGNELNNVLVGNRGNNVLDGGLGADTMNGGAGHDTYVIDDLGDVVTENANEGTDTVRSGLSYTLGENVENLRLVGSANLSGTGNTLDNVLVGNDGNNFLEGGLGNDRLHGAIGIDTMVGGEGNDTYRYDIGDGYDTIEDVPELGEGNRILFGAGITQTDLAFSRNLFTRTLAIQVGTSGTDKLVLTNFDPSGMNGSRVVETLEFADGTTATLVDLLMTPANHAPTVAAPLADQTVLEGVPVSVQVPASTFADADIHDSLTYRASLGDGTALPTWLRFDSVTRIFTGIPDDAEVGSLDLMVTATDAGDLSASDTFTLTIQNVNEAPTVITPLVDQTTVEDALFTFVVPGSIFADEDVGDSLTYSATLASGSALPTWVSFNAATLTFSGTPLNDDVGTLALALTATDAGHLHASTDFQLSIWNVNDAPTLTNPIVDQAALAGEAMTFSVAANTFADVDAGDTLTYAARCADGTALPGWLAFNPTTRTFTGTPGAGDVGVLPLKITATDSGNLSAFDLFDVTVTNPNLVLRGTSAHDVLTGGAGNDQLFGLAGRDTLHGQAGDDLLDGGLGNDTMTGGTGNDTYWVDATGDVVTELVNEGTDTVQSSITYTLGKNVENLTLTATATINGTGNALDNVLIGNSRNNTVTGGAGNDRLDGGLGSDTLVGGLGADTYVVGSGDCVVEGSNAGTDTVQSSITWTLGSNLENLTLTGTGAINGIGNTLNNVLTGNSAANVLSGGTGHDTLDGGIWNDTLVGGKGNDTYLVGRGAGKDRVQDTSGSADSMCYDSAVQPLDLVISRQANHLRLAIHGSSDHVTVENWYGGTTNRIETIQAGNGQTLLSTQVDQLIQAMAALTQQSGLTWDQAIEQRPQEVQAVLAASWQ
- a CDS encoding helix-turn-helix transcriptional regulator, with amino-acid sequence MSIGPCLQAWRLSKNYSLTSLSDAAGISHELLEQIESGQMDPTISTLQALAGALGIPPSWLFDDPRSFTCLFTDADESEQPDTSQTDPVTDRILAGSRADRSLYVLLTTLIQSGDPKLLRAAEMSLRSLVKQSRQATVPWQQRPSGHFEPPSD
- a CDS encoding RNA methyltransferase; the protein is MVDAVPHLLALTRAQSSLIRQLLRDKKIRSREGAFVVEGVKSCLDLISRYPQSIRSLIVSPRYLRVETDADRRTRAKLPGRQYVCPDAIFEKLTEVGVPQGMLAVIQQPRWDEAQVFTQSRVLGVYADRLQDPANVGAIIRTAAALNLSGVWLSADSADYLSPKVVRATAGTILSLPVFYIKDVRTFSSNGCDIYSALLPSADRVSIRTIRRIPRRLVIAVGNEGGGLAPDVVKASLVTFSIPLAQGVESLNVAATAAISAFYFSGLPLDSKLTSEKPQRLV
- a CDS encoding TolC family protein — its product is MATASAEAVGQVYSLDMIVDLVLARNPIVSSAEGNIEQQKGHQTSAGAYPNPTVSSSGGHGRLKDTTVGPPENIQSLAEYNVTVGQPVEWPAMRAARQRVADLGLATANVGMSETRLNLASQVKVAFYDLLLSQQDFDLARLNLDIVEGVARIVKARVKSGEAPQFESIKAEVEVLKARQLLARAENHVRISRVVVDTLTGGALGPTYTVHGEFRTIPRDLQIEGLMARMMEQHPTIQRLLKSVEQSDWKIEFERQARVPTVTVNGGYWREMGREAFQGGLSVPVPLWYRRQGEIASSLGAKRREEAELLRTRNELGRAVYQHYQDVRTTAELIEVFDKGLLKQAQEALRLAQFSFQQGASSLLEVLDAQRVQRQTLLDYALARRDLSVSLARLEQAVGGAL